A portion of the Salvelinus fontinalis isolate EN_2023a chromosome 32, ASM2944872v1, whole genome shotgun sequence genome contains these proteins:
- the LOC129830874 gene encoding DNA-binding protein SATB1-like encodes MDHQQCDGGHVSESCDSPGNGDSWLPPAKLSRLEMNGGMGPSGPYQGRTRQGSPGTRAPTPAPIPTIPAPQPKNWPKRGSLLPVLCVVEHRENPVSAVEAERREEHAEFVLVRRDLLFNQLIEMALLALGYSHSSAAQAKGLIQVGRWNPVPLSCVTDAPDATVADMLQDLYHVTTLKIQLTSCPRLEELPPEQWSHSTVRNALKELLRDMNQSSLAKECPLSQSMISSIVNSTYYANVSATKCHEFGRWYKHFRKTKGIVEIDSFSDQSQPGSTHLTFTHQPIPGNTAKQADSSPLVFPHGGAAHISGRGCLAPSLRPPVLVTAPLSPQLVNPQQIVMAQFLNQQYAVTRMLSQQSLSVSVSTSPQQFLNHPSVGRPPTSLALAKALDPQPQAGPPGPGSGSQSQVCGPSDIYYEIYQWVREELKRAGISQAVFARVAFNRTQGLLSEILRKEEDPKSASQSLLVNLRSMQSFLQLPESDRDRIYQEERERSLTASTTITHSPNNTTPPCHTQTRKEEGNFVKAEDWHSRVSIGIPIARLSPVAVINRGVKSEGCVLNINSSIYEEIQQEMKRAKVSQAMFAKMAASKSQGWLCELLRWKEDPSPENRTLWENLCMIRRFLSLAQTERDAIYEQESNALQQHCTDRLIQLVNDNTLLQRHSPLPQQHHQRLLTPRSQQPLQPQAGPRLPPRQPSTASPAETEGGGGQLKTCLGGSKVDGRVEDVTGLGNRSRAEGSNDKEGGEGGWSGDRQSNGEGNGGREGGEGFRVSQEAQGILQSFIQDVGLNPDEEAVHTLSAQLGLPKHTILSFFHCHHHSYTHQNHRQDYSEIHHNQLPSQNHRDQDLLFCIGAGPTQPDRTTGGKEEGGAVDPAGQIDGQEEEDMEGEEEIEWEGGKELDVSTQTNAVVTLKEEEQHDSNQSQPETTQPHDSDE; translated from the exons ATGGACCACCAACAGTGTGATGGAGGCCATGTGTCAGAGAGCTGTGACTCACCCGGTAACGGGGACTCCTGGCTACCACCTGCCAAACTGTCCCGCCTGGAGATGAATGGTGGCATGGGCCCCTCAGGGCCATACCAGGGCAGGACAAGACAGGGGAGCCCAGGGACCAGAGCCCCCACCCCGGCCCCCATACCCACGATACCCGCACCACAACCTAAGAACTGGCCTAAGAGAG GGAGCCTGCTGCCTGTGCTGTGTGTGGTGGAgcacagagagaacccagtctCGGCAGTGGAGGCTGAGAGGCGAGAGGAGCATGCAGAGTTTGTACTGGTCAGGAGAGACCTGCTGTTTAACCAGCTGATAGAGATGGCTCTACTGGCCCTGGGCTACTCTCACAGCTCAGCAGCACAGGCAAAAG gtTTGATCCAGGTGGGTAGGTGgaaccctgtccctctgtcctgtgtGACTGATGCTCCTGATGCCACAGTGGCTGACATGCTGCAGGACCTCTATCATGTCACCACCCTCAAGATCCAGCTCACCAG TTGTCCCAGGTTGGAGGAACTCCCTCCAGAACAGTGGAGTCACTCTACAGTGAGAAACGCCCTGAAGGAGCTACTGAGAGACATGAACCAGAGCTCACTGGCCAAAGAGTGCCCTCTGTCCCAG AGTATGATCTCCTCCATTGTAAACAGCACCTACTACGCAAACGTGTCGGCCACCAAGTGCCATGAGTTTGGCCGCTGGTACAAGCACTTCAGGAAGACCAAAGGCATCGTGG AGATTGATAGCTTCTCTGACCAATCCCAACCGGGCTCCACCCATCTGACCTTTACCCATCAACCAATCCCAGGCAACACAGCCAAACAGGCCGACTCCTCGCCCCTCGTCTTCCCTCACGGGGGAGCCGCCCACATTTCTGGTCGTGGCTGCCTGGCCCCAAGTCTCCGCCCCCCAGTGCTGGTGACcgcccccctcagcccccagctagTCAACCCCCAACAGATAGTCATGGCCCAGTTCCTCAACCAGCAGTATGCAGTCACCCGAATGTTATCCCAGCAGagcctgtctgtatctgtctctacctccccccaGCAGTTCCTCAACCACCCCTCTGTGGGGAGGCCTCCCACCTCCCTGGCCCTAGCCAAGGCCCTCGACCCCCAGCCCCAGGCTGGACCACCAGGACCCGGGTCTGGGTCCCAGAGCCAGGTGTGTGGACCATCAGACATCTACTATGAGATCTACCAGTGGGTGAGAGAGGAGCTGAAGAGAGCAGGCATCTCCCAGGCTGTGTTCGCCCGCGTGGCCTTCAACAGGACCCAG gGCCTGCTGTCTGAGATCCTGCGTAAAGAGGAGGATCCGAAGagtgcctctcagtctctcctgGTCAACCTGCGGTCCATGCAGAGTTTCCTCCAGCTACCTGAGAGCGACCGCGACCGTATCtaccaggaggagagggagaggagtctgaCCGCGTCAACCACTATCACCCATTCACCCAACAACACTACCCCACCATGCcacacacag ACCAGAAAGGAAGAGGGGAACTTTGTCAAGGCTGAAGATTGGCACTCCCGGGTTTCCATAGGCATCCCTATA GCGAGGCTGTCCCCAGTAGCAGTAATTAACAGAGGGGTGAAGAGTGAGGGATGTGTTCTAAACATCAACAGTTCTATCTACGAGGAGATCCAACAGGAGATGAAGAGAGCCAAGGTGTCTCAGGCCATGTTCGCCAAGATGGCCGCCTCCAAgagtcag GGCTGGCTGTGTGAGCTTCTGCGCTGGAAGGAGGATCCGTCCCCGGAGAACCGGACCCTGTGGGAGAACCTGTGTATGATCCGGCGCTTCCTGAGTCTGGCCCAGACGGAACGAGATGCCATCTACGAACAGGAGAGCAACGCTCTGCAGCAACACTGTACAGACAGACTGATACAGCTAGTCAACGACAACACACTG CTCCAACGCCACTCCCCGTTGCCACAGCAACACCATCAACGACTCCTGACCCCTCGGTCCCAGCAGCCCTTGCAGCCCCAGGCGGGGCCTCGCCTGCCTCCACGACAACCGTCCACAGCATCACCAGCCGAGACTGAGGGGGGTGGGGGCCAACTGAAAACTTGCTTGGGGGGTAGTAAGGTTGATGGGAGGGTAGAGGACGTTACTGGCCTGGGCAATAGGAGTAGGGCTGAGGGTAGTAATGACAAGGAAGGAGGCGAGGGAGGTTGGTCGGGGGACAGACAGAGTAACGGAGAGGGCAATGGCGGGCGTGAGGGGGGTGAGGGGTTTCGGGTGTCCCAGGAGGCGCAGGGGATCCTGCAGAGCTTCATCCAGGACGTGGGTCTGAACCCAGATGAGGAGGCTGTCCACACCCTGTCAGCCCAGCTGGGCCTGCCAAAACACACCATCCTCAGCTTCTTCCATTGCCACCACCACAGCTACACACACCAGAACCATAGACAGGACTACAGTGAGATCCACCACAACCAACTTCCCAGCCAGAACCACAGGGACCAGGACCTGCTCTTCTGTATTGGAGCAGGCCCAACCCAGCCTGATAGAACTACaggggggaaggaggagggaggagccgTAGATCCCGCTGgacagatagatggacaggaggaggaggacatggagggggaagaggaaataGAGTGGGAGGGGGGGAAAGAGTTGGATGTGAGCACCCAGACTAACGCCGTCGTCACCCTAAAGGAGGAGGAGCAACATGACTCTAACCAATCACAGCCGGAGACAACCCAACCACATGACTCTGATGAATAG